A segment of the Aureliella helgolandensis genome:
GGACAACTTGTACGCTGGGCCGCCCGCTTCGTTGACGATAGTCGCTCGTGGCAGGACGCTGGTGCTGCTTTGGAATAGAGTCTTGTTAACCACGGGAGAAGTTCGAATAGTGAGGGGTGAAGTGTAAAAGGAGAAACAGTTGGAGGTGGTAGTGATGCACTTCTGGTATCTTGAGTTCTATGAAGACAGACTTGCCTGACCGGACGTTCGCTTTTGCGAAGCGAATTGTGAAACTAAGCCAAACGCTGGAAGAGCTGCATGGCGTTCCGCAATCGCTCAGCCGCCAGCTGATCCGTTCGGGCATGTCAGTCGGTGCGAACGTTGAAGAGGGGCAAGGAAGCCAGAGCCGGAAGGATTTTCGGCTCAAATACAACATCCCTTGTAAAGAAGCACGCGAGACGCTGTATTGGCTTCGGCTGCTTGCAGAAACCGAGATCGTTCCGCACGATCGACTGCAACCGATGATGGACGAGTGCAACGAGCTAGTCGCGATCCTGACTTCCATCGTCAAGAAACTCCGCGACTAGCTTTCACTCTTCTCACTTCCTTTTCGCCTTCCGCATTTGTTTCCAAAGCGAGCGACCGTTATCTCGGTCGAGCCGGACCAGTTGTTGCTGCCGTGTGTCGAAAGCGATCAGGTTGCCCCTGGGACGCTTCGCGTAGACGAATGGCAAGCAAACGGCGACGACTTTATGCGGTTCGCCGGCTGCGTTTGGCAAGTAGCGAAGTCGAACGAGTTCGTCGATGGGTTGCGAGATGCCCGAGCAGTTCCATAAGTAGGACGGAAGCTCGATGATCTCGCTGAGGATGGTGACATAGTCACCTTTGGCGATGTCTTCGCCAGCGATCCGCGCTGCGACGGAAATCGCGGTTTTGGACCGGATTTT
Coding sequences within it:
- a CDS encoding four helix bundle protein, with amino-acid sequence MKTDLPDRTFAFAKRIVKLSQTLEELHGVPQSLSRQLIRSGMSVGANVEEGQGSQSRKDFRLKYNIPCKEARETLYWLRLLAETEIVPHDRLQPMMDECNELVAILTSIVKKLRD